A window of Piliocolobus tephrosceles isolate RC106 chromosome 13, ASM277652v3, whole genome shotgun sequence contains these coding sequences:
- the CD3E gene encoding T-cell surface glycoprotein CD3 epsilon chain has product MQSGTRWRVLGLCLLSIGVWGQDGYEEMGSITQTPYKVSISGTTVILTCSQHLGSEIQWQHNGKNKEDSGDHLFLREFSEMEQSGYYVCYPRGSNAEDASHHLYLKARVCENCMEMDVTAVATIVIVDICITMGLLLLVYCWSKNRKAKAKPVTRGAGAGGRQRGQNKERPPPVPNPDYEPIRKGQRDLYSGLNQRHI; this is encoded by the exons ATGCAGTCGGGCACTCGCTGGAGAGTTCTGGGCCTCTGCCTCTTATCAA ttgGCGTTTGGGGGCAAGATG GTTATGAAGAAATGG gtAGTATTACACAGACAC CATATAAAGTCTCCATCTCTGGAACCACAGTAATACTGACATGCTCTCAGCATCTTGGATCTGAAATACAATGGCAACACAATGGTAAAAACAAAGAAGATTCTGGGGATCACCTGTTTCTGAGGGAATTTTCAGAAATGGAGCAAAGTGGTTATTATGTCTGCTACCCCAGAGGAAGCAATGCAGAGGACGCGAGCCATCATCTCTACCTGAAGGCAAGAG TGTGTGAGAACTGCATGGAGATGGATGTGACGGCGGTGGCCACAATTGTCATAGTGGACATCTGCATCACTATGGGCTTGCTGCTGCTGGTTTACTGCTGGAGCAAGAATAGAAAGGCCAAGGCCAAGCCTGTGACACGAGGAGCAGGTGCTGGCGGCAGGCAAAGGG GACAAAACAAGGAGAGGCCACCACCGGTTCCCAACCCAGACTATGAG